In Caloenas nicobarica isolate bCalNic1 chromosome 6, bCalNic1.hap1, whole genome shotgun sequence, the DNA window caagtgtagggtcctgcacctagGGAGGAATAACCgcaggcaccagtacaggttggggtgaacctactggaaagcagctctgcagagaaggacttgggaattctggtcaacaacaggttgaccatgagtcaacagtgtgcctttgtggccaagaaggtcaatggtacctggggtgcattaagaagagtgtgaccagcaggttgaaggaggtgaatcctccccctcttctctaccctggtgaggctgcatctggagttactgggtccagttctgggctccccatgtttaagaaggacaaggagttactggagggagtccagtggagggacACAATGATGCTggggggtctggagcaccttttttgtgaggagagactgagagagctggggctgttcacCTGGAGagaagaagctgagagggatctcatcaatgtttataaatatcccagggtgggtgtcagaggatggaccagactctgatcagtggtgcccaacgacagggtgaggggcaacaggcacagactgaaacacaggaggttccatctaaataCTAGGAGGAACTTGCCAGCCATGCTCAGCCTTTTTATTGTCTAGCAATGCTCAGCTTAGAGCTGTCCAAATAATGCTCAGCTTTGGTATTATCCAGTAAAGCCCAGCCTAGAGCCATCCCAGCAAAGCTCAGCTTTGATATTATCTAGCAAAGCCCAGGTTAGGGCTGCTCCAGGAAAGCTCATCTTTGCTGTTATCCAGTAAAGCCTGGCATAGAGCCATCCCAATAGGCTAAGCTTTAATATTATCTAGCAAAGCCTGGCTTAGAGCTGCTCTAACAATGCTCAATCTGGATATTATCTGGCAATGCTCAATTTTGATATTATCTAGCAAAGCCAAGCATAGAGCTGGTCTAACAAAGCTCAGCTTTGGTATTATCTAGCAAAGCCCAGCTTAGAGACATCCCAATGATGCTCAGCTTTGATAtcacccagcaaagcccagttTAGAGCTCATCTAGGAAAGCCCAGATTTGAGATTCATTAGCCAACCTCAGCCTTAATCTCTAGGCAAGACCTAGAGCTGTGGGAGGCAAGCTCAGCCTTAACCTCTGGCAAATCCCAGCTTTAAGCTTCACTCCTGACCCTTatcctcacttttttttcctactgaagcCTAGCTTAAAGCCGGCCTTAAGCCTTTAGGCTGCCGCTGGCTGCAGCACCCCCCCCACCcaacccccacccccccaaccAATCCCCACTTAAAGCTGAAGGGAGGGTTGAAGTTGAAGGGGGGGGGTAACCCCAAGCCTAAAGCCAAGCCTAAAGCCAAGCTTAAGCCCTGACTGTGCAGACCGTTTGCCCCCCACCCGTCCTGGCCCCCCAAAGCCCACGTGCCATCAAAAGCtgagggggggggggcgggggttAAGCCCAAGCCTAAGCCTAAAGCCAAGCCTAAAGTCAAGCTTAAGCCCTGGTTTAGCAGAGCGACTCACTGGTGCCACAGGCTGAGACAAGAGGAGGACCCAGAGGAGGAGCTTGACCCCATAGACCAAGGTCATGTGACCCGTTGACATCATCAGTGCGGGGCAGGGCCTCATTTTTGGGATGAGAACCCAGGTTTACAGGAAATTCTCATGctggggggggaagaaaaatttcctgttttttttgtggggttcCTTCTCTGGGACCATGCCCAAGATGGCCTACTGGAATGGTCTAGTGGTCTACTGGAAGGGCGTGGTCACCTGGGAAGGTCAACTAGGAGATTCTACTGGAGGAGTCCAGACTACTGGGAAGGTCTGGCCTACTGGGAAAGCCTAGCTTACTGAGAAGGCCTAGCTTACTGGGCAACCCTTGACCTCTTGCTccacccccagctgccccagtgaAGGCCCCATGAGTCTACATATTCCCGCCGGTGGCCGAGTAGTTGGCCCATAAAGAACTGGTGACCTTGACCTGCCTGATGGCCAGTTTCCACCCAGCGGACATCTTGGTGACCTGGACCCACAGGGATGTTCCGGTGGCACCCAAAAGCATCGCCATGTTTAGGCCTCAAAACCGGGGAGAGGCCTACACCATCTACAGCCTCTTGGAGATGCCAGCCAGCCAATGCCAATGCGGCCACACCTTCTCCTGTGTCGTTGGCCATGATGGGATCCCCATGAACTTCATCCAGAAGACTGTGGACAAGAGCTCGGGTAAACCCACTGCTGTCAACGTCTCAGTGGTTTAGGCTGATACTGATGTCACTTGCTACTGGGTGTCACCAGGGAGTGGTGGGGGATGTGGGAATcgaaataaagaaaaaaaactccaTAGAAAACCAGCCCTGAAAAGCTTGTATTTTGAGCAAAAGGCCCAACGCTTGGGTAGGCCTCATCCACCACTCCTATAAGCATGTTACTGTGCTGGGGTTCTCCCTGGGCTCAGGGCAGGGCATGCAGCGACATTTTAGGGAGTGGGCCTGGGCTGAGCCTTCATGTGGGGGTGCACAGTGCTAGTGGAAATGGTGAATGATCAACAGGGACCTGCCTGGGACTGTCTTTCTGTGAGTTTTGGGCCCCATGTCCCAGCAGACCAGCACTGCCAGCTTGGGGCCGTGCCTGAGATGACATCcccagagcagagagagagTCTGGGAAAGTAGCCCAGGACCTTCATCACCCCCAGCTTCTCCCGCcagccatttccagcactggctgctcagctCAGATTTACTCTTGAGTCTTGCTGCAAAGACAGCTTCATTCTCCTGCTGATCTCAGTGCCAGTATCACAGGAACAGCCAGTCCTGCCCAACCCCTTTCCTGGCCCAGACCCCAGCAGACCCCAGAGAGGGGATCTCTGTAAAATCCCATGCAGGAGACAGCTGGCACCGGGCATGAGTCAGGCTCTGGGGGAGGCTGCAAGTGTTTTGTTATGGGGCGATGCTTTGTTTGGGTTATGGGAGGAACAGTGACCTGAGGGCTGTTGTTTGGGTCACAATGAAGGGAGCTTTCTTCATGCCTGTCCGgtgctgtgcctgcacagtGGGGGCTGTAGGACCATGTGCAGGGCAATGAGGCTGGGCCAGCACAAGGAGAGGGTTCTGACAGGGACCACGAAGCACCTGCTTGAggtgacagcagggacaggctACCAGAAAGAATTTCTCTATGTTGCCTTTGTTGCGGAGCCATGTTTGAAAATGTCCTGGGTTCTGCTGGAATGGAGTTCATTTTCTTCGTAGAAGCTGGTAGAGTTTTAGTTGCTGCTCAGCAGTCAACTTCTACTGGCCTACCAATGAGAAGGTGGGGAGTGCacaaaaagcagagaggagacacagctggcacagctgaccccaaccgaccaaagggatattctgtACAATATGACGTCATGCTGAGAATATCaagctggggaaagaagaaTGAAGGTGGGGATGTTTGGAgttatggtgtttgtcttcccaagtaattggctttcctggagatggctgaacacctgctgGCCAATGGGAAGCAGTGACTGAATtccatgttttgctttgcttgcatgcacagcttttgctttacttattaaactgtctttatctcaacccacgagttttctcacttttactcttctgatgcTCTCCCTCATCCCAACAGGGGaaagtgagtgagcagctgtatGGGGATTTCTTTCCAGCTGTTGTTAAACCatgacagaaggaaaagcaaggctCCCTTGGACTTGGTGGTTGCGAGGAAAATTAAGAGCAAAAAGAATGGGTTGCTGCATTAGAAACCAAGGCTGAACAAGGAAAAtgcagggctgctgctgaatgaggaggggGATTTACTAGCAGCAGACACAGGTGGCACTGAGGGACTCAAGGCCTCTGTGCCTGTGTCTTTACTGACATGGTCTCCAGACCTCTGTGCTCAGGGAAAGGCTTCAAGAAGCAGGAGAGCATAAATTGGTAGAAACTTCAGGAAATGCAGCAGGACAAACACCACTGTCTGTCCTTGCAGGGAACTCAccctggcaatggcacaggctgAGGCTGCTGTGGGATCAGCCCTGTGGGAAAGGTCTgtgtgggcagggagctggacaGGAGGCAGCGTGTACCGTGGCAGCAAgggaggccaggagcaccctggcCTGTGTGACCCAGAGACTGAGGGAGGGGATTGCCCATGTCACTGCATCCAGATTTCAGATCTCAACACAGGAAATATGTCAGCAAGCTGGAGTGGGTTGAGCAAAGAGCCGCCAGGATCAGCGGCTGGAGCACTTttgcctgtgaggagaggctgagggagctgtgcTTGTCCAGCCCGGAGAAGGTAAGATCTTGAGGCAACATGCAGCAGCATGGCCTTTGCCCAGGGAGACTGAGCCGGGGTCATGTCTGCGATACAAGACACAAGGATGAGAGGTAATGGGCTTGACCAAGATCGGGCTACACAGAGGGAGAAACTTTTCCAacatgaggacagtcaagcactgggaGCTGTTTCCCAGGGATTGAGCACCAGCTCCGTCTcagaaagtgaccaagatgtggttggataaagccctgagaaatctggtctgaccctgctttgagcaggaggtttgtCAAGACACCTCCTGAGATCTCTTGAAtgatccttccttccttccttccttccttccttccttccttccttccttccttccttccttccttccttccttccttccttccttccttccctccctctctcttcacGTTTCCAAATCAGGGAAAGCTCTCAGGTTCTCCCTGACCACAgcctttgcttctgtttttatttcctcctaCCTAAGATCGTCTATGTGACTACTGTAATACCCTGCAAAAAGAACATCCTACCCCCTTGGTCAtgcatttcttgttttgtaGCCTCTTACGGTATTTCTGAGAGAGTTTCTGTGGTATTTTCCACATTGGGTAGCAACTCCATTaaacacagatttctttcttcagctgtATTTTCCTGCAATTTTCAACACTGTTATCATGCACATGAGCTGGGTGGAGAGGCCAAGGGAACTGGACCTCTTCCCTCGCTGAAGGGGAGGCACAGGGCACCCTAAAAGCAGTAACACCTTCTTGGAGAGGTGGTGGAACAGGGCgagggggaggggaggggaggggaggggaggggagaggaggggaggggaggggaggcgcaaggcgaggcgaggcgaggtgaggtgGAGAGCAGAGCGGCGGAtaagggagggcagggaagggtggacaagaggggaggggagagttTGGGAGGATGGGTGGAATGGGGTgcgggggaaggagagaggctgGCAAGTGGAAGTATGTGGGAGGTGCCTGGGAGGTCGCCCTGACTGTATTGCAGCAGGAAGGTGCTGCGAGATCACCAAGAGCCACACAAACCCCAACGTGACCCAGGTGACAGCTCAAGGAGGGGAGAGGTGGGTAAAACCAATGTGATGTGGCTGTTGCTTGGAGGTCACCTCATGACAGTGATGTGAttggccaggagcaggctggcaTCATGATACCATCAACAACACCAGCTGTGAAGGCTGCAGGCACATAATTGAGCCCCTGGACAGGCCCTGCCGTGGGGTAAAGACACCTGCACATCACATGGGAGCACATGGACATCACACGAGCAACTGGGATGGGAAAGAGAACATGAGAGAAGGGACTAGAAGTACTGGTGTCACCACTTGTCCCAGCTTGGTCTCACCAGTGGCTGAAGAGCAGAGACATGAGAAGAGGCCAAATTGCAGGGAGACCTGGAGAGGAGCACTGGGAAGCTTCTGGGTCATCAAGTCTTGCAAGGGCACAGTGCCAGGGGAACCCCTCAGAGGTGCCATTGAAGGCCCAGATGACCTTGACAATGGCATCTCAGCTACCAAGTGGTGGTACAAATGGAACAAACCTGAGACCAGTGGGGGAAAAGTAATTGCTGACAGTTGTTAACTGGGGAGGGGCCTGGGGCACAGACAGGGAGCAACCCAGCTAAGCTGGCAGGAAGAAGCCTGTGCGTGGGGAGGGATGCGAGGGGACAGCTGCAGCTGAGAAGGGATTGCTTGGTGCTGATCTGTCCGAACCCTGGGCCTGATCACATGGTGTGTCCTGCCTCCTTATTAAACACTGCTCCTGGCAATTTGCTCTGTGAGCTTGTCAGTGTGTGTGTGACTGTATGTCCGTGCTTTGCTGGCTGGCTGCAAGGGGAGCTGGCTGCAagaggaggacaccaggatggGGAGAGACCCAAGGCTGGAGTTGCCAAGTAGGTAATAGCTCCAAGAGTGGGAAGGATGCCTGGGCAGACCCAAAACTCAGGCCCACACTGCAGGGAATGTGGGtaagtgctgcagaggatcaaCAGACCATTCATGACCTTCACACCAGATCAGCCTGAGAAAAGAACAGATGGGGATGGTTGTGTTGTCCATGGTGGGTGTGTGTGTTCTGTGGTTTGTGTGCTGGCTGCAAAGGTGCTGTTCTCTGTTGGTCTGTGAATGATTGGGGATGTCCATCTATTTTCCTTGCAAGTACCAGTACTTGCACTTCCCATTTGGGTGACTCTACCTTGAGTGATCTCTCACTTAGTGAGGCTTCAGTCACCGCTTACCCCAGGCACAGGCTGTCCCGCTAGAATTCCAAAACTCTCCAGAAAGCTCCAGGTTACCAACCTGGAGAAtttcttctgcactgtcagagtTCAGAAAGCCCTGGGTACCTACCTCACTGACTGCTCACCATCTCCATAGTCACCACACACCAATGAGTGAGTCCAAAATCCAACCCCCTTGGTCTCTAACAGCTACCAATGGGACCATGAGCTTTTCCAATTCCAAGGAGAGCAGTCCCTTCTGGGGAGAAATTCCTTGGGTTTGTTGTTGATatcagctttggaagaagagaccaaacATCAGTCAGTGCACTGGGGGATCCCGTTTTATTTCAGAGATGCTATGAGAATGTCACCTCTGCCCAGTGAGAGGCACACTTTTATATCAGTTAGACAGAGTAGGTCCGTTCCTCAAGAGAAGTGTGATGGATTCAAATATCTACgtaggaaaataataaaaactaattACAATACAGATAATTattaagaaaatagaaaacagcaaacaaaggACAAGCCTTTAATGGGGCACTGTGGGAGTCATCCCTGAAGAGTGATGGAAAATTTACTACCACTGAGAAACACATCTGCAAGAACTTTCCTGATAGACCCCTTGAGCTcttggttcctcatgctgtagatgagggggttcactgctggaggcaccaccgagtacagaactGCCACTAGcaggtccagggaaggagagaagacaGAGCGGGGCTTCAGATAGGCAAAGGAACCCATACTGataaacagggagaccacggccaggtgagggagacacgtggaaaaggctttgtgccgtccctgctcagaggggatcctcagcacggccctgaagatctgcacataggacagcacaacaaacagaaaacaccaccaaaataCAGAAGCATTAAACATGACAaacccagcttccctgaggtaggagtgtgagcaggagagcttgaggatctgggggatttcacagaagaactggtccacagcattaCCCTTGCAGAGGGgtactgaaaatgtatttgccgTGTGCAGGACAGCaatgagaaacccactggcccaggcagctgctgccatgtggacacaagctctgctgcccaggagggtcccgtagtgcagtggtttgcagatggcaacatagcggtcgtaggacatgatcGTGAGAGCAAAAAATTCTGctgacattaaaaacaaaaagaagaacaCCTGGGCAGAACATCCTGAGTAGGAAATGGTTCTGGTGTCATAGAGGGAATTGGTCAttgatttggggacagtggtagAGATGAATCCAAGGTCAAGAACAGAGAGATTAAGGAGGAAGAggtacatgggggtgtggaggtgctggtcacaggctatggtggtgatgatgaggccgttgcccaggagggcagccaggtagatgcccaggaagagcccgaagtgcaagagctgcagctcccgtgtgtctgcgaatggcaggaggaggaactgggtgatggagctgctgttggacattggCCACCAATGGTCATGAGGacctgtcataggaggaaaagacagtgacattTTAGGCGAGACttccctgaggaaaaaaaaacccagctgttTCTCATACAAAACCCCCTCCCTGAATGAGGGATGTGTCAGCTCATTCTCCGTTTCTACACATGGAATAACAAGGTTCATCATAGTTTAAAATGCAACTTGGGCATTTAGTTTCCATGAACATACCTCTGGGTCAAGATCCCCTGTGTTGGTGTCAGAACAAAAATGGAcccacattcccaccccaaCGAGCAAGGgcaccagggacaggtggagaaacagggaagaacacaGCAGTGCTCCcgaaaaataaagcaaggacagaaaggcagatggGCATGctgtgaaaccttctccttacctggctatgctgctgccactcacgTAATGACACTGTAGGGCAAGTTCTTTCAGCCCCATTTTTGCATACCATATTCCAGGAACCCTTCACCTGGAGGTCCAGCTGCCAAGGTGGAGAATCATGACCTGGACCCCATGtctttggggcagaggctctgctggggaggagaggagaccaaAGAGTTGCATTGGGAaatgtgtctgcactgcaggggatggtGGCGGGGCGGGATCTGAATCCCCtacccagcatttctggttgcagctccctctccctgcctgctcatgtctctcctgcctggagctgtccctgctgggagctatttctctgtccctgggtctgctccctgtcagtgtcacagagcCCATCCCACCTGCTGTgcgctcagctctgccctgctcacacctcctggcaccAGGCACTGCCcagaggcagctctgtgtgtgcaggggctcaggagcaaCTCAGACAAGTCCTAATGAGAACTACGGTCTCCAGGTAGAGAAATTAATTCCCatctcccactgcccacccagccaaCCAAGACTGGAAAAACTCAAAGCACAGAATCTGGCAAAATGCTGCTTCAGTGTCCTTCACAAGGACTCTCTTCAAGTGTCCTCagagtgagctggagctgcaagCAGTtccctctcaacagcagaaggactCTCCCCTGTTGGGGGctgctccttccacccacagcttctccccacagcaccgtggggatctccctgggcaggctgagtgctgaccctggcaggcagcagagtccctgccctggcacagccctggggtgcagggaccctgctctgcaggacagccctgggcacccctgggtgctgtcCCAGCtcacaccctgcagctgggagaaggcagctgtcgTGCCATGTCCATTCAGGGAATCCCTGCTGAAgagcagatccttctcctccacaagAACCAGgggatgtgccagctctgggacagAATTGCAGGATCTTGATCTGCAACGCCACTCACCCAGAGACTTTCTATGTTAAGAGTTGTgtagatttctcctccagtgagctctcagctgcctcaccaccccagactgcctttctcctctctcagcctggctcctctcccctcagtgctgcaggcagacCTCTCAGCCCTGCCGttctttgcagaggagctgctcctgggcagagctgtctctctgcagtgctgctgcttgccatgagctccctctgtcccaggagcccagcccagctcagcagcagaggagcagcccaaggcaacACTATACTacccctccccaccccctccTGTGCTCTGTCCAGGTGTCCCTGGGTCTCCAGAGGACCCTACTTGGAAAAAGTAGGTAATCACTGTTAGTAATCACTGCAAGTGATCACTGGTGTCCCCTCTCTCACCTCTGCAGAGACTCTTCTTTCCAGCAGCGTCCTTTCTCCTCTCAGAGACACAGTTAGGTCTGAGACTCACCTCtccttgtcccatcattagacaggacagcTGGACAGTGACAGGGAGGGATCTCCTTTCCATGTGCTGAGGGAAGCAAGTCATCTTAGTTAATGACTCATCTCAGTCCTGAGTCTAGAAGGGGACTCAGATCCCTCCGTGGACATAGCAAACCCAGAGAGGGTGGGATTCCTCTTGCCTCAGTTCAGGTCTGTGTTGAAAATAAGCACCTCCATGTGAACACTTTGTCTAAGTCCAACTATAATTAATGGAGATGGAAACCAGGAGATCAGAAACAAACAGCTAGTTATATTTGAGGTGCCAGAGGTGGTCCAGAGTATAAGAAGATACCCACAAAGTGTAATGGGGCCCCCTTGATGATACAGTCATCAAAGTCCAATGAATTTAGAGTATGCCTGAACCACAGGATGTCCACAGGCAAAGACATGGTCAGAAGCACCTTGTCCTTCCAGGAGATCAGTGACCCCTCCACCACAGGccacaactggcctcagcccatcaatccagctggtccagatccttctgtatggccttcctaccccccagcagatcaacacttgGTGTCTGCAAACTGACCGAAGGTGTTAGTAttagtatattagtagtagtagtatacacgagtttctcccttcccttttagTCTCTTCCTTATCCCACTTGGGGGCATGGAGGAAGTATGTGAGTGGCTATTGTGGTCTTAgatgctggctggggttaaatcATGACAGGGAAGAATAGCAGTAGATCTAGAGAGCTTCTAAGTCACTTTCCAAGGTGTTAGTACTTTTTTGGCTGTTtgaaacaggaaaggaaaaggaaagggaaaccctcagaaactgcagctctggaggtccagggTGAACCTCAGGATAAAGGAATGTCATTCTGAGCGTACTGCTGCAGTCATTCAGAGGAGTCTGGATcacccatggctttgtgtttcaaggaacagctggggaggatagagagacagcagcacaggtggggacatactggggtgagaacaaggtGGGGAAGCACATGGGGTGTCTgaagcctgcagggaaacagccacaggcctgggacagtgtagaacggcctgtggtggagatggccaagggtgaggCTAGATGTCCCTGAAAGACGCAAGGTCTTTGTCCCTTTGGCTATGGCTGACATCCCTGCAACCGAGGCCTAAGAGAAGGGACATAGTTATCATGGCCAtggggcctcatggcctccttgcatCCCCCAGGGAGGCCGGGAtgtgtcacaccattgtccttcacttgGCATCGcactccccacatccccagcaagagccctgagacacacatgtgaaatcccccaaatcctcaagctctcccgctcacactcctacctcagggaagttaTGTTTAGTGCTTTTTtagcatttgggtgttttgtgttcatcgtggtgtcctatgtgcagatcttcagggctgtgctgaggcttctctctgagcagggacgacacaaagccttttccacgtgcctgCCTCACCTGGCcatggtctccctgtttgtcagtACAGGCATGTTTGCTTACCTGAAGccctccatccatctcctccccatccctggacctggtggtgtctgttctgtactcagtggtgcctccagcagtgaacccccccatctacagcatgaggaacaaaGAGATCAAGGATTCCCTGAGCAAGTTATTTGAACAGAGTATTACAGTATCAGTAAGGTGTCCATCATCCTCAGGAAAAGCTTGGACTCTTTTTCTAACAAAtgtcttgtttttgtttttgtttaatataCTTCAAATAATATTCCCACTGAAAGAATATTATTCTTTGCCCCCTGCCAGTGCTTTCTGACGTAAAGTCCTCATACACATATGGAGCCTTGCTCCCTCTGTAGGTAAAAGCATTAAAGAAACcaggagaaaattatttgtctCTGCTCCTATCTTGTACATCtcctctggagctgggagcGCAGTCCCAGCACACAGGAGGGGTCAAAGACCCAAGAGCCCAGCTGCCACGTGGAGGATCAGGCACT includes these proteins:
- the LOC135990539 gene encoding olfactory receptor 14J1-like, which gives rise to MSNSSSITQFLLLPFADTRELQLLHFGLFLGIYLAALLGNGLIITTIACDQHLHTPMYLFLLNLSVLDLGFISTTVPKSMTNSLYDTRTISYSGCSAQVFFFLFLMSAEFFALTIMSYDRYVAICKPLHYGTLLGSRACVHMAAAAWASGFLIAVLHTANTFSVPLCKGNAVDQFFCEIPQILKLSCSHSYLREAGFVMFNASVFWWCFLFVVLSYVQIFRAVLRIPSEQGRHKAFSTCLPHLAVVSLFISMGSFAYLKPRSVFSPSLDLLVAVLYSVVPPAVNPLIYSMRNQELKGSIRKVLADVFLSGSKFSITLQG